From the genome of Corallococcus exiguus:
GTTCCCGCCGCGCATTTCGTCCCGCTGCCCGGCACGCAGCGCACCCGCCGACACCGCCCCTACGTCCCGGCTGTCCGCGCCGGATGGCTCGGGCATCATGCCGCGCATTCCTCCCGCTCTGACGGGAGCCCACGAGGAGTCGCGCAGCGATGGACACGGGACTGCAGGGCAAGGGCGTGCTGGTGACGGGCGGCGCGGGCGGCATCGGCTCCGCGCTGGTGCGGGCGTTCGCGGGCGAGGGCTCGAAGGTCGCGGTGCACTACCATCGCAGCCAGGAGAAGGCGGCGGCGCTCGCGCGCGAGGTGGGCGGCGCGGCCGTGCGCGCGGACCTCACGGTGGAGGCGGACGTGGACGCGCTGGTGCCCCAGGCGGTGAAGGACCTGGGCCGGCTGGACGTGCTGGTGTGCAACACCGGTGTGTATCCCGCGCCCGATGAGCCGCTGTGGCGGATGTCGCTGGAGCGCTGGCGGCGCACGCTGGCGCAGAACCTGGACAGCGTGTTCTTGAGCTGCCGCGCGTTCCTGCGCCACGTGGAGACCACGGGCACGGGCACCATCGTCATCATCAGCTCCACGGCGGGCCTCTTCGGTGAGGCGGGCCACACGGACTACGCGGCGGCGAAGGGCGCGCTGGCGGCGGGCTTCGTGAAGAGCCTGAAGAACGAACTGCACCGCATCGCGCCCATGGGCCGCGTCAACGTGGTGTGCCCGGGCTGGACGGAAGTGGATCGCAACCGCGACAAGCTGGGTGACCCGAAGTTCGTCGGCCGCGTCACGCGGACGATGCCGTTGCGCAAGGTGGGGCAGCCGGAGGACGTGGCGCGCGTCGTGGTGACGCTTGCGTCGGATCGCATCTCCGGACACGTGACGGGCGAGGTCGTCACCGTGGCCGGGGGCATGGAAGGACGGGTGCTGCATGAAGACTGACCTGGACGTGCGGACGTACAACCGCGAGGCGTGGAACGGCGAGGTGGGACGCGGCAACCGATGGACGCTGCCGGTGGCTCCGGAGGTCATCGCCGCCGCGCGACGGGGCGACTGGAGCGTGGTGCTCACCCCGACGAAGCCCGTGCCTCGCGCGTGGTTCGGGGACCTGAAGGGCAAGGACGTGCTGGGCCTGGCGAGCGCGGGCGGCCAGCAGTGTCCGGTGCTCGCGGCGGCGGGCGCGAACGTCACCGTGTTCGACAACTCGCCCGCGCAGCTGGCGCAGGACCGCAACGTGGCCGAGCGCGAGGGACTCACCCTCCAGTACGTGGAGGGCGACATGCGCGACCTGTCCGCGTTCGCCGACGGGAGCTTCGACCTCATCTTCCACCCGTGCTCCAACTGCTTCGCGGAGGAGATTCTCCCGGTGTGGCGCGAGGCCTTCCGCGTGCTGCGTCCTGGGGGCGTGCTCCTGTCGGGCATCTGCAACCCGGTGCGCTACCTCTTCGACCCGGTGGACGAGGAGAAGGGCGTGATGCGGCTCAAGTACACGATGCCGTACTCGGACTTCACCAGCCTCACCGTCGAGGAGCGCCGCCGCTACACCGACAAGGATGAGCCCATGGTCGTGGGCCATTCGCTGGAGGAGCAGCTGGGCGGACAGATGGAGGCGGGCTTCGTGCTCACGAACCTGTTCGAGGACAAGTACGAAGGGGGAAAGGACCTGCTCTCCACGTTCCTGCCCACCTTCATGGCCACGCGTGCCCTGAAGCCTGAATCGCGTTCGTGACACAGAAGGGCGTTGCACCTGGCCGCCGCGAAAGCCTACAGGTGAGATGTCCGGGTCCTCCCGGGCATCCCCCCATTCGTAGGAGTCGTCCATGAAGGTGTCGCTGCGTCTTTCCGCGGTCGTGATGCTGGGTGTTTCGCTGCTGGGCCTGGGCTGTGAGGGTGCGGACGCGAGGGACCCGCTGCAGGCCATCGAGGCGGGCGCGCAGGTGAAGGTGGATCCCGCGCTGGCGGAGGTGAAGCAGGGCGCCGTGGGTGACACGCTGATGCGCTGCACGCAGCCGCAGGATGGCAGCTACCTGGAGGTGGTCCAGACCGCCACGGGCTACGAGGCGGCCACGGTGGTGGAGGCCTATGACCCCTGGGACTGCCGTTGCACGTATGAGCAGCGCACGGTGCTGGGTCAGTACACGCAGTGCCGCCGCTCCACGGTGGATCCGCGCATCATGAACTGCTACCGCGTCGAGCCCGGTGGCTCGATTGGCAAGGTGGTGCTGTCCACCACGCGCGTGCAGCGCACGCAGATGGTCATCGGCAGCACGCAGACGGTGTCGTACACGGACCTGAGCATCGCGGCCATCAACCAGGACCCGGGCCACACGCCTCGCCAGGACTTCACCTACGGCCTGGCGGACTGCCAGTAGCCGGCGGTTTTCCGGAGGTGATTTAACCTTCGGCGGGCTCCGGGGTTTTGAGTGTCAGAGCGCGACGGGAAGCAGGCTGCACGGCTGCTCCCGGAGCGTTTTGACCTGAACCCGGAGTCCACACACCATGTCGCTCAAGTCCATGCTTCGCGGTACCGCCGTCGCCACGTTGCTCCTCGCCGTGCCCGTGCTCGCCCAGACGGCCGCGCCGTCCGACTCCAACGCCAAGGCCGGGCAGTGCGAGGGCCGCCGGAGCAAGCACGGCGGCGGGGGCCACAAGTTCGGCCGCATGGATCACCGGCTGGACAAGCAGGTCGCCGAAGGGCGCCTGACGCAGGCCCAGGCGGACGGCTTCAAGGCGGAGGCCAAGCAGCTCCACGAGGAGATGAAGGCCGCCCGCGCCTCCAACAACGGCCAGGTGGACGAGTCCACGCGCGCGCAGTTCAAGGAGCGCCGCAAGGCGCTGAAGGAGAAGATCAAGGCGGCGCTGGCGCCCACGCAGCAGGGCGCCTGAGGTCCCACCGTGATTGGGGAACGTGACGCGAGGGCCCCGGCCGGCACAGACTGACCGGGCCCTTACGTCCGCGGGAGTCCCCATGCTTCGCAGTCTCCTCGTTGCCCTCGTCGCACTGACCGCCGGCTGCCGCGCGCACTCCAGCGCGACCCAGGCGGAAGCGGCGCAGGCCCCGGTGGGCACGCCGGACGCGGCGGAGTCTCCGGTGGAGCTGGTGGCGGACAAGGAGCTCCAGCGCGTGCAGAAGCGCGCGCAGTACATCGTCGAATCGGAGAAGGGCACCACCAGCGCCACGGACCTGCTGCAGGCGCGTCCGGACGTGGACCGCTCGCGGGTGAACGGGGTCTTCACCGTGCCGCGCGGCAACGCCTGGTACTCCGTCTTCGGCCGCTTCAATCCGCAGGACGTGTTCGTTCCCGCGTACGCGTACCGCGCGCCCATCGAGTTCTCCGGCGAGATGGAGGACTTCCCCGTCGAGTCCCTGCCCGAAGGCATGGACGCCCTGGCCCGCGCAGCGAGCGCCGCCTGCGAGCGCGTCTACCAGGTGCACGGCCGCAAGCAGCTCAAGCCCGTCGTGCTGGAGGAGGACGACGGCATCACCGTCTACGTGCTCCAGGGCTTCGACGACTCGAACCTGTACCTGCTGGGCGGCGACTTCCGCTTCCGCTTCAGCAAGGACGGCCGCCAGAAGCTCCAGGAGCTGCCCCTGCACCAGGGGCTCATCCCCGTGTCGGTCGCGCCGGACGCGGACGGCGAGCGGCCCCAGTTCTCCGCGCACGCGCACGTGCTTTTCCCGGGGCCGCTGGAGACGGAACTCGCGCTGGTGATGCTCCATCCCGCGCTGGGCGGCCTCTTCGTGGGCGTGGAAGACCAGGACCGCGTCTACGCGCTGTCGCCGGATGGCACCATCCGCGAGGTGCGCCTGAGCCGCGAGGAGGTCCTGCGTGAGCTGCGGCCGGACGGCACCTTCGCACCGCCCGAGGAGCTGAACGTCGCACCGGAGCCCGGCGCGGACGTGGTGCTCTGAACAGCTCCTGGCTCCGCAGTGTTGAGCTTCGTTCACGTCCTTCCCGGCGGTCCGTCATTGCCAGGGGGCGGAGTGCTTGAGTTCGCGCCCTCACGACAGGAGGACACGGATGGCCTTGCAGAACGACTACCAGGACGTGCTGGACGTGGCGAAGAACGTGGGCGCGAAGGTCGAAGCGCGCGAGGAGAACGGCAAGCTCGTCATCAAGGGCACCGTCGACCACGCCTTCGACCGCGATCGCATGTGGGATCAGATCAAGGCGAAGCACCCGAAGTGGAACGATGAAATCATGGTCATGCTCACCGTGACCCACGAGGAGCCCTACGGCGTGCACACCGTGAAGTCCGGCGACACGCTCAGCAAGCTGGCCAAGGACATCTACGGGGACATGAAGCTGTACACGAAGATCTTCGAGGCCAACAAGGATCAGCTCAAGGACCCGGACCACATCAAGGTGGGCCAGGTGCTCAAGCTGCCGCCGAAGACCATCGCCAACCGCGCCTGAGCTTCAGCGCTCCCGCTTGCCGGTGGACCGCTGCTTCGCGGCCCACCGGCCCGGTGGCTCAAGGGCAGTACGGGCACTCCACCGTCGCTTCGAGCGAGTCGTAGACGAGGCAGTTCTGGTCCGCGGCGCTGTCGTTCTTCTGCTGGCAGCGGTAGTTCCACACGGAAGCGCACTGCGTGTAGACCTGCGCGTCGCCGGTGGGCCCCTGG
Proteins encoded in this window:
- a CDS encoding LysM peptidoglycan-binding domain-containing protein → MALQNDYQDVLDVAKNVGAKVEAREENGKLVIKGTVDHAFDRDRMWDQIKAKHPKWNDEIMVMLTVTHEEPYGVHTVKSGDTLSKLAKDIYGDMKLYTKIFEANKDQLKDPDHIKVGQVLKLPPKTIANRA
- a CDS encoding class I SAM-dependent methyltransferase, whose amino-acid sequence is MKTDLDVRTYNREAWNGEVGRGNRWTLPVAPEVIAAARRGDWSVVLTPTKPVPRAWFGDLKGKDVLGLASAGGQQCPVLAAAGANVTVFDNSPAQLAQDRNVAEREGLTLQYVEGDMRDLSAFADGSFDLIFHPCSNCFAEEILPVWREAFRVLRPGGVLLSGICNPVRYLFDPVDEEKGVMRLKYTMPYSDFTSLTVEERRRYTDKDEPMVVGHSLEEQLGGQMEAGFVLTNLFEDKYEGGKDLLSTFLPTFMATRALKPESRS
- a CDS encoding SDR family NAD(P)-dependent oxidoreductase: MDTGLQGKGVLVTGGAGGIGSALVRAFAGEGSKVAVHYHRSQEKAAALAREVGGAAVRADLTVEADVDALVPQAVKDLGRLDVLVCNTGVYPAPDEPLWRMSLERWRRTLAQNLDSVFLSCRAFLRHVETTGTGTIVIISSTAGLFGEAGHTDYAAAKGALAAGFVKSLKNELHRIAPMGRVNVVCPGWTEVDRNRDKLGDPKFVGRVTRTMPLRKVGQPEDVARVVVTLASDRISGHVTGEVVTVAGGMEGRVLHED